A window of the Streptococcus sp. 116-D4 genome harbors these coding sequences:
- a CDS encoding Asp23/Gls24 family envelope stress response protein: protein MSNEKNTNVNVEKKNSTVVSQDVKGELTYEDKVIQKIIGLSLENISGLLEIDGGFFSNLKDKLVNSDNVTNGVNVEVGKSQVAVDLNVVVEYQKNVPDLYKQIKDVVVAEVSKMTELEVVEVNVNVIDIKTKEQYEADSVSLQDRVSDVAESTGEFASEQFEKVKSGLGSGVSTVQEKVGEGFENVKNAATGTVAQENSRVK from the coding sequence ATGTCAAACGAAAAAAACACTAATGTTAATGTAGAAAAGAAAAATTCTACTGTTGTATCTCAAGATGTTAAAGGTGAACTTACTTATGAAGATAAAGTAATTCAAAAAATCATCGGTCTATCTCTAGAAAATATTTCAGGTCTTTTGGAAATCGACGGTGGCTTCTTCTCTAACTTAAAAGACAAACTTGTTAATTCTGATAATGTAACTAATGGAGTTAACGTTGAAGTTGGGAAGTCACAAGTTGCTGTTGACCTTAACGTTGTAGTTGAATACCAAAAGAATGTTCCTGATCTATACAAACAAATCAAAGATGTTGTTGTTGCTGAAGTTAGCAAGATGACTGAATTGGAAGTTGTTGAAGTAAACGTAAACGTTATCGATATCAAAACTAAAGAACAATACGAAGCGGACTCAGTAAGCCTTCAAGACCGCGTATCTGATGTTGCTGAATCAACTGGAGAATTCGCTTCAGAACAATTTGAAAAAGTAAAATCTGGTCTTGGTAGCGGTGTATCTACTGTTCAAGAAAAAGTTGGTGAAGGTTTCGAAAACGTTAAAAATGCAGCAACTGGAACAGTAGCTCAAGAAAACTCTCGCGTAAAATAA
- a CDS encoding DUF2273 domain-containing protein: MEWIKQYRYPIIAGLIGVFLACLIVSFGFFKTIFVLILGVLGVAAGLYIQNNYIDK, encoded by the coding sequence ATGGAATGGATTAAACAGTATCGATATCCAATTATAGCAGGTCTAATAGGCGTATTTCTCGCTTGTTTGATTGTCTCCTTTGGCTTCTTCAAAACAATATTTGTATTAATTTTAGGAGTACTGGGAGTAGCAGCTGGATTGTATATCCAAAACAACTATATAGACAAATAA
- the amaP gene encoding alkaline shock response membrane anchor protein AmaP — protein MSKTKKIFLIIFCILILTIFLPVLIDYHQVSDLGIQLFSWRQNHFVEFYLSRYVFWGIVVLSTLVLLSMLVVLFYPKRHLEIQLETKNDTLKLKNSAIEGFVRSLVSDHELIKNPTVHVNLRRNKCFVKVEGKVIPSDNIANRCQLIQNEIANGLKQFFGIERQVKLEVIVKDYQPKPKPQKKKTASRVK, from the coding sequence ATGTCAAAAACAAAGAAAATATTTTTAATTATTTTCTGTATTTTAATCTTGACAATTTTCCTTCCTGTTTTGATAGATTATCATCAAGTTAGTGATCTAGGCATTCAGCTATTTAGCTGGAGACAGAATCATTTCGTTGAATTCTATCTCTCTAGATATGTATTCTGGGGGATTGTGGTTCTATCAACTTTAGTTTTGTTATCGATGTTAGTTGTGTTGTTTTATCCTAAACGTCATTTGGAAATTCAACTTGAAACTAAAAACGATACATTGAAATTAAAGAATTCAGCAATCGAAGGTTTTGTTAGAAGTTTGGTCAGCGATCATGAATTAATCAAAAATCCAACTGTCCATGTAAATTTACGAAGAAATAAATGTTTCGTTAAAGTAGAAGGTAAAGTTATTCCTTCAGATAATATCGCTAACAGATGCCAGCTAATTCAAAATGAAATAGCTAATGGATTGAAGCAATTCTTTGGTATTGAGCGTCAGGTTAAACTAGAAGTTATAGTAAAAGACTACCAGCCTAAACCAAAACCTCAAAAGAAAAAAACTGCTAGTCGAGTAAAGTAA
- a CDS encoding GlsB/YeaQ/YmgE family stress response membrane protein: MLWSIIAGGLIGLLAGKITKKDSSMGIVANVFAGLIGSSVGQSLLGSWGPSIAGMALIPSIAGAAIVVTIVSFFTGKK; encoded by the coding sequence ATGTTGTGGTCAATTATTGCTGGAGGTCTTATTGGGCTCTTGGCAGGTAAAATCACTAAGAAAGATAGTTCTATGGGAATCGTCGCAAATGTATTCGCTGGTTTAATCGGATCATCTGTAGGACAATCCCTCTTAGGTAGTTGGGGCCCATCAATAGCTGGAATGGCTTTGATTCCATCTATTGCAGGAGCAGCAATTGTTGTTACTATAGTATCATTCTTTACAGGTAAAAAATAA
- the mgaSpn gene encoding virulence factor transcriptional regulator MgaSpn has protein sequence MRDLLSKKSHRQLELLELLFEHKRWFHRSELAELLNCTERAVKDDLSHVKSAFPDLIFHSSTNGIRIINTDDSDIEMVYHHFFKHSTHFSILEFIFFNEGCQAESICKEFYISSSTLYRIISQINKVIRKQFQFEISLTPVQIVGNERDIRYFFAQYFSEKYYFLEWPFENFSSEPLSQLLELVYKETSFPMNLSTHRMLKLLLVTNLYRIKFGHFMEVDKDSFNDQSLDFLMQAEGIEDVAQSFESEYNISLDEEVVCQLFVSYFQKMFFIDESLFLKCVKKDSYVEKSYHLLSDFIDQISVKYQIEIENKDNLIWHLHNTAHLYRQELSTEFILFDQKGNTIRNFQNIFPKFVSDVKKELSHYLETLEVCSSSMMVNHLSYTFITHTKHLVLNLLQNQPKLKVLVMSNFDQYHAKSVAETLSYYCSNNFELEVWTELELSKESLEESPYDIIISNFIIPPIENKRLIYSNNINTVSLISLLNAMMFIRLDE, from the coding sequence ATGAGAGATTTATTATCTAAAAAAAGTCATAGGCAATTAGAATTATTAGAATTATTATTTGAACATAAACGATGGTTTCATCGTTCTGAATTAGCAGAGCTACTAAATTGTACAGAACGAGCAGTCAAAGATGATCTATCCCATGTTAAATCTGCTTTTCCTGACTTGATTTTTCATTCTTCTACTAATGGTATACGCATTATTAATACCGATGATAGTGATATTGAAATGGTTTACCATCATTTCTTTAAGCATTCAACTCATTTTTCGATTTTAGAATTTATCTTCTTTAATGAAGGTTGTCAAGCTGAGAGTATTTGTAAAGAATTTTATATCAGTTCATCTACGCTCTATCGTATTATTAGCCAAATCAATAAAGTGATTAGAAAGCAATTTCAATTTGAAATCAGTCTGACTCCTGTTCAAATTGTTGGAAATGAGAGAGACATTCGTTACTTTTTTGCACAATATTTTTCAGAAAAATATTATTTTCTAGAATGGCCATTTGAAAATTTTTCATCAGAGCCCCTATCTCAATTGTTAGAATTGGTTTATAAGGAAACAAGCTTTCCAATGAATTTGTCAACGCATAGAATGCTAAAGTTGCTCCTAGTTACGAACCTATATAGAATAAAGTTTGGTCATTTCATGGAAGTAGATAAAGACTCTTTTAACGATCAAAGTTTGGATTTTTTAATGCAGGCAGAAGGAATAGAAGATGTTGCTCAGAGTTTTGAATCAGAATACAATATCTCTTTAGATGAAGAAGTTGTTTGCCAATTATTTGTGTCTTACTTTCAAAAAATGTTTTTCATAGATGAAAGTCTCTTTTTGAAATGCGTAAAAAAGGATAGCTATGTTGAAAAATCTTACCATCTATTGAGTGATTTTATTGATCAGATTTCAGTCAAGTATCAGATTGAGATTGAGAATAAGGATAATCTGATTTGGCATCTGCATAATACTGCACATCTGTATCGTCAGGAGTTGTCCACTGAGTTTATTTTATTTGATCAAAAAGGGAATACAATCAGGAATTTTCAAAATATTTTCCCTAAATTTGTTTCAGATGTAAAAAAAGAGCTTTCTCATTATTTAGAGACTCTTGAAGTTTGTTCTAGTTCAATGATGGTAAATCATCTATCTTATACCTTCATCACTCATACCAAACATTTGGTGCTTAATCTACTACAAAATCAGCCAAAGCTGAAGGTTCTGGTTATGAGTAATTTTGATCAGTATCATGCAAAATCCGTTGCAGAGACACTTTCTTATTATTGCAGCAACAATTTTGAACTTGAAGTTTGGACTGAATTAGAATTATCAAAGGAATCTTTAGAAGAATCGCCTTATGATATCATCATTTCTAATTTTATTATTCCTCCGATTGAAAATAAGAGACTGATCTATTCAAATAATATAAACACGGTCTCACTCATATCTTTGTTAAATGCCATGATGTTTATTCGATTAGATGAGTAA
- a CDS encoding LacI family DNA-binding transcriptional regulator — protein MVEQRKSITMKDVALEAGVSVGTVSRVINKEKGIKEVTLRKVQRAIKTLDYIPDNYARGMKKNRTETIALIIPSIWHPFFSEFAYHVEKELLKYNYKLFICNADSDSQNEIEYIEMLKQNKVDGIIGITYSDIDKYILSDLPFVSIDRHFSENVCYVTSTNYKGGQTAAEELVRRNNKHLAFIGSINMYENETILRSKGFREKAKELGVDVYNFEMKEPLINPEDQIRIFLQSHKEIDGIFTINDMMALRVISVMKELGKIAPDDYQIIGFDGLKTSVDQSYLVSTIVQDIGMMAKESVAMILKMIKQEEILEKRIVIPTYFWGDKTTKKI, from the coding sequence ATGGTAGAACAAAGAAAATCAATTACCATGAAAGATGTTGCTTTAGAAGCAGGAGTTAGTGTTGGAACAGTTTCACGTGTGATTAATAAAGAAAAAGGTATTAAAGAAGTAACTTTAAGGAAAGTTCAAAGGGCTATAAAAACATTGGACTATATCCCTGATAATTATGCTCGAGGTATGAAAAAGAATAGAACAGAGACTATCGCATTGATTATTCCGAGCATATGGCATCCATTTTTCTCGGAGTTTGCCTATCATGTTGAGAAAGAGTTATTAAAATATAATTATAAATTATTTATTTGTAACGCTGATAGCGATTCACAAAATGAAATCGAATATATCGAAATGTTGAAACAAAATAAAGTGGATGGAATTATTGGTATCACATATTCTGATATTGACAAATATATTTTATCTGATTTACCGTTTGTAAGTATAGACAGACATTTTTCGGAAAATGTATGCTATGTTACTTCAACAAATTACAAAGGAGGACAAACTGCAGCAGAGGAACTGGTTAGAAGGAATAATAAGCACCTTGCTTTTATTGGTTCAATTAATATGTATGAGAATGAGACTATACTCAGAAGTAAAGGATTTAGAGAAAAAGCTAAGGAATTAGGGGTAGATGTCTATAATTTTGAAATGAAAGAACCTTTAATAAATCCTGAAGATCAGATAAGAATTTTTTTGCAATCTCATAAAGAAATTGATGGTATATTTACAATAAATGATATGATGGCTCTGAGAGTTATTAGTGTTATGAAAGAACTGGGGAAAATAGCACCTGATGATTACCAGATAATTGGTTTTGATGGTTTAAAAACTTCTGTCGATCAATCTTACCTAGTATCTACAATAGTTCAAGATATTGGTATGATGGCAAAAGAATCTGTTGCAATGATACTGAAAATGATTAAGCAAGAAGAGATTCTAGAAAAACGAATCGTAATTCCCACATATTTTTGGGGAGATAAAACAACAAAAAAAATTTAA
- a CDS encoding ABC transporter substrate-binding protein — MRKGTMLSVVAGLSLAILAGCSGGTNSKQASSSNDIKVWVQFSDETNEGKAWQKVVDNFNQSGKSKYKVVTEYIPRSGSGGGYEDKVNAAITTNSLPDVITLDGPNTAAYAKSKVITPLDDYLKDNNMDDVLDSIKQQGTYDGKFYAFGFSESNVGVYYNKKMFKEAGIAESELPTLEKPWTWDEFNTIAKKLKDHYNKPAIDFRINSNDEMLPYAYMPLIWSNNGSVVNEDGTKAEGYFNSKESVEAVQFIQNLVKEGYTTVSPVEKGFETGEYPMLLSGSWTIADMNTNYKDIDFGILPYPVSSKTKKLVSPSGSWQLAVTTKSDKKEAASEFVKFATNSESSEIISLGNSVLPIRKSTIENIKDKVSEPMRFLMEQNSKTAHARPVVVAYPQVSRAFQQAMQDISYYEENPNVQKVLDTRTKEMQTAIDQSLK; from the coding sequence ATGCGTAAAGGTACAATGTTATCTGTTGTTGCGGGGCTATCGTTAGCTATACTTGCAGGTTGTAGTGGAGGGACTAACTCAAAACAAGCGAGTTCTTCAAATGATATTAAAGTTTGGGTACAATTCTCTGACGAAACAAATGAAGGAAAAGCTTGGCAAAAAGTTGTTGATAACTTTAATCAATCAGGAAAAAGTAAGTACAAGGTTGTAACTGAGTATATTCCTCGTAGTGGTAGCGGTGGAGGATATGAAGATAAGGTTAATGCTGCCATCACGACTAATAGTCTTCCAGATGTTATTACCCTTGATGGACCAAATACGGCAGCTTATGCAAAATCTAAAGTGATTACTCCGCTAGATGATTATCTAAAAGATAATAATATGGATGATGTTTTGGACAGTATTAAACAACAAGGAACTTATGATGGCAAATTCTATGCATTTGGATTTTCTGAATCGAATGTTGGTGTTTATTACAACAAAAAAATGTTCAAAGAGGCCGGAATTGCGGAATCAGAGCTTCCAACGCTAGAAAAGCCATGGACATGGGATGAATTTAATACGATTGCTAAAAAATTGAAAGATCATTATAACAAACCGGCAATTGATTTTCGTATTAATTCAAACGATGAAATGTTACCATATGCTTATATGCCGTTGATTTGGTCAAATAATGGTTCTGTCGTAAACGAAGATGGAACAAAGGCAGAAGGATACTTCAACTCAAAAGAGAGTGTAGAAGCAGTTCAATTCATTCAAAATCTTGTAAAAGAAGGTTATACAACTGTTAGTCCAGTCGAAAAAGGTTTTGAAACAGGAGAGTATCCAATGCTTTTGAGTGGTTCTTGGACGATTGCTGACATGAATACAAACTACAAAGATATTGATTTTGGTATCCTTCCTTACCCAGTATCTAGTAAGACGAAAAAATTAGTATCCCCTTCAGGTAGTTGGCAATTAGCTGTTACGACAAAATCTGATAAAAAAGAGGCAGCATCTGAATTTGTTAAATTTGCTACAAATTCAGAATCAAGTGAAATTATTAGCTTGGGGAATTCGGTCCTTCCGATTCGTAAATCTACAATTGAAAATATCAAAGATAAAGTGTCCGAACCAATGCGTTTCTTGATGGAACAAAATTCAAAAACAGCTCATGCTCGCCCAGTTGTCGTAGCATATCCTCAGGTTTCTAGAGCTTTTCAACAAGCGATGCAAGATATCAGCTATTATGAAGAAAATCCAAATGTGCAAAAAGTCTTGGATACTCGTACAAAAGAAATGCAAACTGCTATTGATCAGTCACTCAAATAA
- a CDS encoding carbohydrate ABC transporter permease, whose protein sequence is MSKETVVDTKRREKIKDNILGYSFLAPALILLGIFLVIPVGMVIYYAFTDYYLLTPDERKFVGLENFIRLTKDPIFLKSFLNTLKFVVWIIPVQLGAALGMALIVNKKRKGNMFFKVAFFAPVVMSLVVISILWLYLLNPNSGLLNAILNKVGIASQPFLTSPKQAMYAIVFVSAWQGAGYQMLLFLGGMQNIPQDVYEAAELDGFSKWAQFRYITMPLLKPTALFVLLTTLISAFKLIVQPMVMTQGGPLNSTITMVYYIYQQGFTDRLVGYSSSIALVFTTLIGMISLVQRRVLKEDD, encoded by the coding sequence ATGAGTAAAGAAACTGTTGTGGATACAAAAAGACGTGAAAAAATAAAGGATAACATACTAGGTTATAGTTTTTTAGCTCCAGCTTTAATTTTATTAGGTATCTTTTTAGTAATTCCAGTTGGAATGGTCATTTATTATGCTTTTACAGATTATTATTTGTTGACACCAGATGAAAGAAAATTTGTTGGACTTGAAAATTTTATTCGATTAACAAAAGATCCGATTTTCTTAAAGAGCTTCTTGAATACTTTGAAATTTGTTGTTTGGATTATTCCAGTTCAATTGGGAGCGGCCTTAGGAATGGCTTTGATTGTTAATAAAAAGCGCAAAGGGAATATGTTTTTTAAAGTGGCTTTTTTTGCTCCAGTTGTCATGTCCTTGGTAGTTATTTCTATTCTTTGGCTTTATCTTTTAAATCCAAATAGTGGCTTATTAAATGCTATTTTAAATAAGGTAGGTATTGCTTCTCAACCTTTCTTGACTAGTCCTAAACAAGCTATGTATGCAATTGTTTTTGTTTCTGCTTGGCAGGGTGCAGGTTATCAGATGCTTTTATTTTTAGGAGGAATGCAGAATATTCCACAAGATGTCTATGAAGCTGCTGAATTAGATGGATTCTCAAAATGGGCTCAGTTTCGTTATATCACGATGCCCCTACTAAAACCAACAGCCCTGTTTGTATTGTTAACAACTTTAATTTCTGCTTTTAAGCTGATTGTACAACCAATGGTTATGACGCAAGGTGGGCCATTAAACTCAACAATTACTATGGTGTACTATATTTATCAACAAGGTTTTACTGATCGTCTTGTAGGATATTCTAGCTCAATCGCTTTAGTATTTACAACGTTAATTGGTATGATTAGCTTAGTACAACGTCGCGTTCTGAAGGAGGATGACTAA
- a CDS encoding carbohydrate ABC transporter permease, whose translation MKRFKPTTILEYILLTLLAGLFLFPMVWMVVSAMKPEADVYKNLTSWQAFLPSLNPADWFKPYQEVFERFSIFTYLGNSIFYAGTFAIGSIIVNALAGFAFAKVNFSGKKILFGFLLALLIIPVETVLIPQFTIINSLGLVNNRLAVIIPGLASVFNIYLFRNFFIAIPEEILESAKMDGASIVRIFFRIMLPMSKPAVATVGVLSFISSWNDYIWPLMVLTDSSKFSMQVAITTINTTQPVYINQVMAVLTISTIPLILVYVVAQKYIVQGLGGSGTGIK comes from the coding sequence ATGAAACGATTTAAACCAACAACAATCTTAGAATATATTCTGTTAACCCTATTGGCAGGACTCTTCCTTTTTCCTATGGTTTGGATGGTAGTTTCAGCTATGAAGCCAGAAGCAGATGTTTATAAAAATTTGACTAGTTGGCAAGCCTTCTTACCAAGTTTAAATCCCGCTGATTGGTTTAAACCTTATCAGGAAGTATTTGAGCGCTTTAGTATTTTTACATATCTAGGGAACAGCATTTTTTATGCTGGAACGTTTGCTATTGGTTCTATTATTGTCAATGCACTGGCCGGTTTCGCTTTTGCAAAAGTCAATTTTTCAGGTAAGAAAATTTTATTTGGTTTCTTACTTGCTTTACTTATTATTCCAGTAGAAACTGTATTAATTCCACAATTTACCATTATCAATTCCTTAGGTTTGGTCAATAATCGTCTTGCAGTTATTATTCCAGGATTGGCGAGTGTATTTAATATTTACTTATTTAGGAATTTCTTTATTGCAATTCCAGAAGAGATTCTTGAGTCTGCAAAGATGGATGGAGCAAGTATCGTTAGAATTTTCTTTAGAATTATGCTTCCAATGTCTAAACCTGCAGTTGCTACAGTTGGTGTTTTATCATTTATTTCAAGCTGGAATGATTATATTTGGCCATTGATGGTTTTGACAGATTCTTCTAAATTTTCAATGCAGGTTGCAATTACAACTATTAATACAACTCAACCAGTTTATATCAATCAGGTAATGGCTGTATTAACTATTTCAACGATTCCGTTGATTTTGGTCTATGTAGTCGCTCAGAAATATATTGTTCAAGGTCTGGGTGGTTCCGGAACTGGAATAAAATAG
- a CDS encoding glycoside hydrolase family 32 protein codes for MINKTFTVEKANHFIAENKHLVNTQYKPENHFSAEIGWINDPNGFVYFRGEYHLFYQFYPYDSVWGPMHWGHAKSKNLVTWEHLPVALAPDQDYDRNGCFSGSAIVKDDRLWLMYTGHIEEETGVRQVQNMAFSDDGIHFEKISQNPVATGADLPEELIAADFRDPKLFERDGRYYSVVAAKHKDNVGCVVLLESDNLVEWQFESIFLKGVEHQGFMWECPDYFELDGKDCIIMSPMRYQREGDSYHNINSSVLFTGKVDWEAKQFIPETVEEIDHGQDFYAPQTLLDDQNRRILIAWMQTWGRTLPTHDQDHKWAGVMTLPRVLRLKGGKLFQTPIKQGSHHIQIDGDQRYRLGNDTDYLEFGYDSTAKQVYIDRSHLAQKILGEEEQDTSRRYVDVGAKELEVILDKNSIEIFVNQGEASLTATFYLTAPAELTQID; via the coding sequence ATGATAAATAAAACATTTACAGTAGAAAAAGCCAATCATTTTATAGCAGAAAATAAGCATCTGGTTAATACTCAATATAAACCTGAGAACCACTTCTCTGCTGAGATTGGCTGGATTAATGATCCAAATGGATTCGTCTATTTTCGTGGAGAATACCATCTCTTTTATCAGTTTTATCCTTATGATAGCGTTTGGGGGCCAATGCACTGGGGCCATGCTAAAAGTAAGAACTTGGTGACTTGGGAGCACTTGCCAGTGGCACTTGCTCCTGACCAAGACTACGACCGCAATGGTTGCTTCTCAGGTTCAGCGATCGTCAAAGACGATCGCCTCTGGCTCATGTATACTGGACATATCGAAGAAGAAACCGGTGTCCGTCAAGTGCAAAATATGGCATTTTCAGACGACGGGATTCATTTTGAAAAGATTTCCCAAAATCCAGTTGCGACAGGTGCAGACTTGCCAGAAGAGCTAATTGCCGCTGATTTCCGCGATCCAAAACTCTTTGAAAGAGATGGCCGCTATTATTCGGTAGTTGCTGCCAAACACAAAGATAATGTGGGCTGTGTCGTTCTACTAGAGTCCGATAACCTAGTAGAGTGGCAGTTTGAATCCATCTTTTTAAAAGGGGTAGAACACCAAGGCTTTATGTGGGAATGTCCAGACTACTTTGAGTTAGATGGAAAAGACTGCATCATTATGTCACCAATGCGTTATCAACGTGAGGGAGATTCTTATCATAACATCAACTCATCGGTTTTGTTCACGGGGAAGGTAGACTGGGAAGCTAAACAGTTCATTCCTGAAACAGTAGAAGAAATCGACCATGGCCAAGACTTCTATGCGCCTCAAACATTGCTGGACGATCAAAATCGTCGTATCCTGATTGCTTGGATGCAGACATGGGGGCGTACCCTTCCAACCCATGACCAAGATCATAAGTGGGCTGGTGTCATGACCTTACCTCGTGTACTTCGATTGAAGGGTGGGAAGTTATTCCAAACTCCTATCAAGCAAGGGAGCCATCATATTCAAATTGATGGTGATCAGCGTTACCGTTTGGGAAACGATACAGATTATCTAGAGTTTGGTTATGACAGCACAGCCAAGCAAGTCTATATTGATCGTAGTCATTTGGCTCAGAAAATCCTCGGTGAAGAAGAACAAGATACGAGCCGCCGCTATGTAGATGTAGGAGCTAAAGAATTGGAAGTTATTCTAGATAAAAATTCCATCGAGATTTTTGTTAATCAAGGTGAAGCAAGCTTGACTGCAACTTTTTACTTAACAGCGCCAGCTGAGCTAACCCAAATCGATTAA
- a CDS encoding SDR family NAD(P)-dependent oxidoreductase, producing MVKTILITGATDDIDKYLAKKLASAGHQIILHGRNPQKLELALQEVRAVSLRGRVSSYLADFSKLDDVYRFVEEIKRDFQRIDVLFNNAGLYAGKERKASAENVELSFMLSVLVPYLITTELSPLLEKAAEGRVINTSSYMHHFAKVKDLDFGFEKNYHPGLAYNNSKLYTIWMTRYLARDFFLRGSSITINAYHPGLISTNLGNDSSDEKTKKSLFGCLMKSFSKNLDEGIETGYYLILSEEVRGLTGYYFDEKKVKSVSEKGYTFEKARDLINYCNDKIKLFKQKSALLN from the coding sequence ATGGTCAAAACTATTCTAATAACAGGCGCTACTGACGATATTGATAAGTATTTGGCAAAGAAACTGGCTAGTGCAGGTCATCAGATCATTCTTCATGGTCGAAATCCTCAAAAACTTGAGCTGGCACTTCAAGAGGTTCGGGCCGTTTCCCTGAGAGGCAGAGTTTCAAGCTACTTAGCAGATTTTTCAAAATTAGATGATGTTTATCGATTTGTAGAGGAAATCAAGCGCGACTTTCAAAGAATCGATGTCTTATTTAACAATGCAGGCCTGTATGCAGGAAAAGAACGCAAAGCAAGTGCTGAAAATGTCGAGTTGTCTTTTATGTTATCCGTTCTGGTTCCCTATCTGATAACAACTGAGCTAAGCCCCTTGTTAGAAAAAGCGGCTGAGGGTCGTGTCATTAATACCTCTTCCTATATGCATCATTTTGCCAAGGTCAAGGATTTGGACTTTGGATTTGAGAAAAACTATCATCCAGGTTTGGCCTACAACAATTCCAAACTTTACACTATTTGGATGACACGCTATCTAGCCAGAGACTTCTTTTTAAGAGGTTCAAGCATCACCATCAATGCCTATCATCCGGGTTTGATTTCAACCAACTTAGGGAATGATTCCAGTGATGAAAAGACGAAAAAGTCTCTCTTTGGATGCTTGATGAAGTCATTTTCCAAAAATCTAGACGAGGGGATTGAAACAGGCTATTATCTCATCTTATCAGAGGAAGTCAGGGGCTTGACAGGCTACTATTTTGATGAAAAGAAAGTAAAGTCTGTATCTGAAAAAGGCTATACTTTTGAGAAAGCTCGAGATTTAATCAATTACTGTAATGATAAAATTAAGTTGTTTAAACAGAAATCTGCTCTGCTTAATTAG
- a CDS encoding NADP-dependent oxidoreductase: MKVAQHTTYNKNNITLNITEIATPSITDKQVLVKVTAAGVNPLDNMISRGEVKMIVPYKLPQTAGNEVVGIVESIGKKVNNIQVGDRVFGRLPLYHIGAFAEYVAVDSQALAKVPNYLSDEEAAAVPLTALTIMQALELIDAQAGKKIFISGGTGGVGGMAIPIAKAKGLTVITNGSGDSAERVLKLGADRFIDYKTEDYTKTVRQVDYVLDTLGGAETEKQMSIMKKGGQLVSLRAMPNGDFAKRMNLPKWKQMILGLAGRTFDKMADKYGVHYHFIFVESNGAQLQEVADLFSKLEIKPSIYTVYPFEQVNSALDKVANGRSRGKTVLSFKK, from the coding sequence ATGAAAGTCGCACAACACACTACTTATAACAAAAATAATATCACACTAAACATCACAGAAATCGCTACACCAAGTATTACAGACAAACAAGTCTTGGTCAAAGTCACCGCAGCCGGGGTTAATCCTCTCGATAACATGATTTCCCGAGGAGAAGTCAAGATGATCGTCCCTTACAAACTCCCTCAAACTGCAGGTAATGAAGTGGTTGGAATCGTTGAAAGCATTGGCAAGAAAGTTAATAACATTCAGGTAGGAGATCGTGTCTTTGGCCGTCTGCCACTTTATCATATCGGCGCCTTTGCAGAATACGTAGCTGTCGATAGCCAAGCCTTAGCCAAGGTTCCAAACTATCTATCAGACGAGGAAGCCGCTGCTGTTCCGCTTACTGCCTTAACTATCATGCAAGCCTTGGAACTCATAGATGCTCAAGCTGGCAAAAAGATCTTTATTTCTGGTGGTACAGGTGGTGTCGGTGGAATGGCTATTCCGATTGCCAAAGCTAAAGGTTTGACGGTCATTACCAACGGTTCTGGAGATAGCGCTGAGCGTGTTTTGAAGCTAGGAGCAGACCGCTTTATTGATTACAAAACAGAGGATTATACAAAGACTGTTAGGCAAGTGGATTATGTCCTCGATACTCTCGGTGGAGCTGAGACTGAAAAACAAATGTCTATCATGAAAAAAGGTGGTCAGCTTGTTTCCCTCCGTGCTATGCCAAATGGTGACTTTGCCAAACGCATGAATCTACCAAAATGGAAACAGATGATTCTTGGCTTAGCCGGTCGTACATTTGATAAGATGGCTGACAAATACGGTGTTCACTATCATTTTATCTTTGTAGAAAGCAATGGCGCTCAATTACAAGAGGTAGCTGACCTCTTTAGCAAATTAGAAATCAAACCCTCTATCTATACAGTTTATCCATTTGAACAGGTAAATAGCGCCTTAGACAAGGTCGCTAATGGTCGCTCACGTGGAAAAACAGTCCTCAGCTTTAAGAAATAA